A window of Tursiops truncatus isolate mTurTru1 chromosome 8, mTurTru1.mat.Y, whole genome shotgun sequence contains these coding sequences:
- the LOC101321520 gene encoding small ribosomal subunit protein eS6-like, whose product MKLNISFPATDCRKLIEVDDERKLHTFYEKHMATEVAADALGEEWKGYVVRISGGNDKQASPMKQCVLTNGRVCLPLNKGHSCYRPRRTGERKHKSVRGCIVDANLSVLNLVSVKKGEKDILGLTDTTVPRRLGPKRTWRICKLFNLSKEHDVHPYVLRKPLNKEGKKPRTKAPKIRRLVTPRVLQHKHRCIALKKQHTKKNKEEATEYAKLLA is encoded by the coding sequence ATGAAGCTGAACATCTCTTTCCCGGCCACTGACTGCCGGAAGCTCATTGAAGTGGATGATGAACGGAAACTTCATACCTTTTATGAGAAACATATGGCCACGGAAGTTGCTGCTGACGCTCTGGGTGAAGAATGGAAGGGTTATGTGGTCCGAATCAGTGGGGGGAACGACAAACAAGCTTCCCCCATGAAGCAGTGTGTCTTGACCAATGGCCGAGTCTGCCTGCCACTGAATAAGGGGCATTCCTGTTACAGACCGAGGAGGACTGGAGAAAGAAAGCACAAATCTGTACGGGGTTGCATTGTGGATGCCAATCTCAGTGTTCTCAATTTGGTCAGCGtaaaaaaaggggagaaggatATTCTTGGACTCACTGATACTACTGTGCCTCGTCGCCTGGGGCCCAAAAGAACTTGGAGAATCTGCAAACTTTTCAATCTCTCTAAAGAGCATGATGTCCATCCGTACGTTTTGAGAAAGCCCCTAAACAAAGAAGGTAAGAAACCTAGGACCAAAGCACCTAAAATTCGGCGTCTTGTTACTCCACGTGTTCTGCAACATAAACACAGGTGTATTGCTCTGAAGAAACAGCATACTAAGAAGAATAAGGAAGAG